The Quercus lobata isolate SW786 chromosome 4, ValleyOak3.0 Primary Assembly, whole genome shotgun sequence genome segment ctactatttaaggggcttcccctCTTTGGGATCcttaattttttggttaaaaaatgcTCTTATATCCCTATGTTTAAGTGAAGACAAAACTAAATGATAatctgataaaaataaaattttaactcctactaaaatattgcctaaaaaatagggcCACTCtcttgttgattttcaaattgctttatctACTTATAAATTCTAAATACATAGTATTAATGAGAAAACGTGTAAACCTtaaattgaaatgaatgaaaaactattacaaaaaaaatcgCATGCACAAAGCACATGTGATGAGACTAGTTACCATAACAGGTCTTATATAATAGCCAAATTAGTAGAGATGTAGTCAATTCCATTATAGATTATAGATGTAAgctgttaaaacttaaaacccaATCAGAATAAgggtttatattatttttttttcccctctctcatCTTAATTTACTTCttaatattttcatacattAGAGCTAGGATCTTGGAATTCATTTCTGTAGTGTCCTATCTTACGAGAGAATTCCTCTCCTTTATTAGTGATTTTCACCGTCGTTCTACTTCTTTGAACAATATTTTCTGTCACAAGTTACGTGTTCAATCTACCAGTTTCTTAAATAGGTCAAAAgcctagtatatatataaaaataaaaataaaaatgctcatttacaagacttttttttatttttttattattattataaaaaaacacATGTAGTAGCTAATACACATATATTACACCCTGGTCATATTTGACATTGAGGAGCCAAAAAAAGTTCTCAACTAGTAGATCTGTCACAGAGGTATATTAGTGATCTAAGATGGTTAAATCTAGAGAAAGAGCCTCCCTTTCATCACatcataatttatattttatacatgtAAAATAGTATACAAGAGTCGCAATATCAAGCCTCAAACATAATACCAAATATTCTTATCTCATCTTTGAGAAATATACTAAACgaagcaaaataataataataatagtgatGATAATGAAGTACACAGTATTTTCGCTTTAACTTCATCGAGAATAGTCAGTTCAAGAGGAGCTATTCTTGGTCTTGTATCGGTAGAGAACACGTTTTTTCTTGAGTGATGAATTCTCAACAATGATCACAACTTTTCCTGGTTCGTTGTTCTTAAAAGAGTTGCGAATCGAAGACTCTTGTACACCCAGCTTCCTGTCTCTTTGAATGATAAGGCCATATGATCCCTCATCGCTTGGTAAAAATTCCTCCCTGTAATTCACTTCCCAGCCCAAGATAATCACGTCCCAGATTAAAGTAGTTCCAGCCTGTTAATACCACCAAACAATAACCTTTATCAAAGTCGGACAATTACTTGCTAAGTCATAGAATTGATCTTATGAAAAAACTAACAAAGTTGTTTCTAATGCTTTTTCTAACTTGAGCAAAAGTATGTCGTAGAGTTGAGAATCTGGGTGCATCTAATGGATATAGAGTAggataaatataattgcacaaTCTTGATTTCAAGTCAGAATGTCAATTTCTTTTTCAGTCGTTTGTAAAAGTGTGTGCATTAAGGTGTATGTAATAAACAAGACTCCACCTAGTAATATACTTGGTTCAGGCATTCATATTTCATGGCTTCcaaatagaaaagagaaatgTCTCAGTGTGAACCTCTAATATTGGGATCTCAATAATTTCTTTTGATCCTGCCTTGACGAAAACTTCCCTAACAGGATCTTCAGCTGAGAACTCAGACTCATTTTCCTGCTTAAGCCCACCATTATGGACAAAAACTTCCTCAGCAGCAATGTACCTGCAATGAAGCATTTAGTTAATTCCAATATTTCTAAATAGACCCATCTCTAAGTTAGCTTAGATATTAGAGACCTTGTAGGGTTCTTACTTCAATAAGGTTTCTGAAACTCTAGCCGGGCGAGCGAAGACAAACTTGCTCCTGGTTCTTTGGGTTAAGAAGGGTGAGAGGAGAGCACTAAAGGCGTAATACCAGAAAGGGACATTGATGAATACCTATGACAAAGATAAGTGGTTCGTCATTAGTAGCATTGAGAGTAAATTGAGATATGCAAATTCAGCTTTGTAAAAGAATTACAAACTATCTAGATGCAACTCAGCAGAACTAATATGAGGATAAACTTAAACGGCCACGTTAGAATTTGGAAGTCaaacaaaaagttgaaaattctTGGAAAACTTTTAGAAAATGTGTATGTTTAATATAATAACATATAGTtggtaaagaaaaatttgtgacGTTATATATGAATAAACAAGTTCTAGCAAAATCCAAAGAATTGAGCATGTTTATCTTCAGGCATACATAGGTACGGCAATCCAAACAGGCCAGAGACGAATGAAATATTCATACATGGATACATAGGTGTATATATTCAGTGCtaaacttattaataattttactaGAATAAATCTTACAAAGTGAAGTGacaattaatttaattggtttcatatcaataacataataaataaatttttagttatttttttaagagtttaaaaattgacatatcaatttgaaaaatctacaCAGTAGAATTTTTAAGATCAATAGCATCACTCAtatgtatttattataaaaaaaattatgaagaatGCATGCAAATTATCTTGTTAGGTTTTCACAAGCATTTACTTCAAAAACTTGTGAAACATAAATCACCATGAATGAAACTAATGATTGTGAAGAAAACCTTACATTTTTTGCAGCAAATTCAGGATAGTTGTCTTGGAGGGTCACAATCACTTGTCTGGCAGCAAGCCTAAACTCCTTCCTTGAGGGACCTGGAGAGTCCTTAAGATCAATGATTTGGAGCATTGAGCACACACCCCCAGGTTTGAAATCAAGCTTTTGAATCCCCTTCTCCATCAGCTGAATCCTCCACCTCAAAAGCTTTTCACGCTTTTCTTGGGTCCCAAGTATCTTGTTGTACATCTCATTATCTCCAAGCAACCCAAAATTGTTGTAGCACACTGGGTGGCCTTGGCGATCCACACCATTAATGTAAGCAAGGGATTCAAAATCAGCATCAAAATTCTCATTCAAGATCGAATCGATATTGTTTTCCTTCCTCCATTGAAGTGTATTCCTTAACATTTCAAATGCCTCATTGACCTTGAACTCTCTAGCCCTCAAGAACTTCAATAGTATTACATCAGTGGCAGTGTCTGCTTTGCTAGGCAATAATGGTACACCCCAAAGAGCAATATCCTCATCAACAATAACCTTTTCTTCCTCAACAGCCACATGGGTGCTTTCCTTTGCGGCCTCTTCTGTgagtttcttcttttcttcagtATCTTGCTTTGACTCTTTGCTCTCTTTGGCATCATTGTTGTcagctttttcttctttaacaTTATTGTCACTCTCTTCTTCTTGTTTGTCTTTATCTTTGCTCTCTTTTTCCAATGATGTTGCATTTGCTTGTGattcaattttctctttcttccccTTCAATAAAGTATTCCCATGAATTGCTTCCTCAACCTTCATTCTCATCTGAGACAATGCATTCTTCTCACTCTCTTTCAAATCAGAAGAGAAGTTGCTCTCTTCTCTGAATGAAGAACTCTTCTCAATTGTAGGAGGTGGTGATGAATCAGCTTTTTTTTCAGCTTCATCTGTCTTCTCCAATCTTTCATAATCTTTCTTCGTATTCTCAGTCCCTGCCTTCCCACGAATAACTTCCTCAATCTTCATTCTCAGCTTGACCAAAGCCTTCTTCTCATGCACTCTCAAATGAGAGAGGAAGTTGCTCTCTTTCTTAGAAGAACTCCTCTCAACATTAGGAGATGGTGAAACATCACCCTTTTCAGCTCCATTTTCCTCCTTCTTCACCACCTCTTTCACTTCTTCAGCTACATTCTTTGTATTCTCAGTCACCACCCCATCGTTTTCATGCACATCCTCTTTCTTTGGTTCTCCATTTTCTTCTACAACTTTCACATTTGCCACTGTGACATCTTTATTTTCAACATCCTTAGATAAATTTTTCTCTACATGTTTTCCATCGGTCTCAGTAATTGTTGCCATTTTGAAGTTTGTTTGATTGAATTCAAGAGTTTAATTCCTAGTAATTCTGGCaatgaaatgagaaaaagaagaaagtacttggaatatatatatatgggataGATAAATGTAGAGACGATAGAGTGGAAGAACACAGACCTCAAACCTCTCCCTTTTTGACTCCtatgttttctctcttcctttgttTGGTATGAAAAGAGAGACCTAGTTAATGGTtatatttttgagtttgaaaaaaTCATCAATACCTTTACAACAATATAACTTTTGCAACTTAATATTGTTATTTACTAATTGAACTATCTAGACTCcgtaattatttaaaaattttacatttttcacaacaaaaaaaaaaagtattatttgtACAAATAGATTcataattttaatgatattgatATCAAATTTGATGCCttctatcaaaataaaaaataaaaaaatgtgatgccaaaaaaattagaatttggaCCTATGAAGGGAAAATCCTCAGAGCTCTAAGAATTCGGGAACATATaatgtaaggtttatttttgttaattattattataatttgcAAATAATGTGGACTGAAAATTCAGGTTTGGACACCATAAATGCATCCTCGctcaaataaaaatagagaatcttctatactttttttttttttttttgagaatcgagAATCTTCTATACCTAAggacaatatttattttgaacGAACTTGGCTAGAAATTAATTggcataataaatttttttttttaataaaaaaaccctTGTCTAGAATATTTGCAATTTTGACAATTTCAACACAAACGGAAATAAAATGGACAAATCACTAACTATAACATTGAGATTATAGTCTAAGATAAATGAATTTTCTTGTATTCCTAACTATATAGATTTCATTAGTTAgctttttgttatttaattttactATCTTTGCTTAATTTCTGTAAACCAtaaatttaaccaaaaacaTTTGTTGTATGAATTTTAGATGTTAGAAAAATTCCATGGTGCTACTTGTTAGGGTATGCCTCCTAATTGAATTgttaaaacaaatagaaaaaaaaaaattggataaaaagaaatataaaaaataaataaagaccatCCTGCAAGTTTgggatttaaaaataaataaataaattaggacctgccaaaaataccaaaaacaagAACAATTAATCTTGAATAATCAACTCAAATAAGTAAAAACAATGTAAGATCAAGAATGTTAGATCACAAAAAGTTTGgcaaaaaatttagttgaatgtgaattttacaactccattcaattattttttttattcaatgtgaattttgacaaattcatcattggattatattttctttttatatccaaGAGTTTTAGATTTGGGATTTATACCAAAATAATGCCtaattgtatatatttaaatagagaatatttttaaaagcattaaaaaaaaaaaaaaaaaaaaaaaaaaaagcacctaGGATACCAAGGTGAAAACTAAGCACATGGCGGTTTTAGATGAAGAAGCAAAGTCCTAGCTTTCCTCGCAAGTAGTTAACTGCTCCAAACCTCAACTTCCGGATTTATCTCAACCCACCCACAACCCAACCCATTacccacttctctctctctctctctctctatcagaGTACAACAAATGTACAATAATTGACACACTGAGGCAGTGAAGTTAATGTCAGTTACTCAGTTTATCTAGTTTTGTACTTGCAAATAAATTAAGGTCTTCTGAGTTCTGCTCTTGTGTCTGCGTCAACAAACAGTATCTACTTCCCTACAcagtatctctctctctctctagctatGTTTCAGTTTTTTCACTTATAATACCTACTGGGTCATGCTTATTTCTTACTTTTATATCTAAGTTCTTAATATACTACATATTACACAGCCCTTTTGCTACTATTTTCTTCTGCTACCACTTTTGTTCTCTCTTGCTAATTTTATaaagacttttatttttttggcactTCACAAATTATTTTGAACAGAGAGGAATTGCAACCACTAAGCACTAAAATTGTTCACTTTGTGTTAATTAGCTTGCTATGTAATTGTTCAAAGtttaaatgataatatataCATTGTTTCTCTTCTGCAGGTTTTACCATCATGGCCTTGAGTACATACACAGAGTTGGGAACACTTCAACACCTTAACACTCAGATTAGTTTCCAACAAAGACACGCAGAGCTAGCAGGAGAGATCCTAGGCTATTCCAACAACTTTGAACTTCAAAAAACTCTGCTTCATCCACTGTATGACCAAGAAAGTTTCCTAAACCCTGAAGAATGTTACACCCATTTGCTTCCATACTTATCATCTTCTTGTGAACCTTTCATTTCCCTCTCTGAAATGCTAACACCACCTCAAGATTTTGAACCCTACTCATTCCCAAAACGCCAAAGATGCCATGAAAATCAATTTAGCTTGGATTTTTCACCAACTTTCTTTGATGGGCTTGTTCCAAATCCTTGTATGGTGGCCGACGTTTTTCCTGAACTCTTCTCTCAACTGCCTGAGTATGGTATTCCACAGGTTGATTGCACTCAAAATGTTGAGAGttcaaagaaaatgaatgaaagaagtGTGTCGGCACAGAGCATTGCGGCTCGAGAAAGGAGAAGGAAGATCACTGAGAAGACTCAAGAGCTAGGGAGGCTGATTCCGGGTTGCTCTAAAATGAACACAGCTGAGATGCTTCAAGCTGCTTCCAAGTATGTCAAGTACTTGCAGGCACAAGTTGGGATTCTTGAACTCATGGGTGCATTTCAGGTAATTTTCATTAACCGtagagatattataaatttcgttacaattttatttataaattaatgtgttaattttttaacacaaaataaaatataattaaaaaaatttattttgtatatcaTACCATGAGGCTGGTTATAttaattgacatgtcaatttttaagcttttttatttatatatttttttatagtacatttaataatttctttgaAATTGTCCATTTTAATTAGCTTCTGCTAAGTGATCTTTTTGGTGTCCAATTCGAGTTCACCTCATATTGGCTAATTTGTGTGACCTTTCTCCACGGTCTTAAAATCATTTCcatctatttttaaaatgaatgtgTTAACTTTTGTCatattatcaataatttaaatagtgTTAGTCAATATATGTTATTTAAATTAGACTATAACAAAATCTAATCATTTatattccaaaataaatggaatAGATTTTAAGACTACAAAGTATATTTAACTTGAGAATTTCAGTGgatttttatatatcttttaatGATAATGCATGGCCAAAGTTTCAATACATGCTGGACTATTTGGTTTGCTGTCTATGACTATAACAAGGATTAAAACTCCCAACTATATATGTACTAAAGCTTCTTCTCCTTTGccttttcctttatatatatatatatatatatatatatatatatatttttttttttttttttttaaaatcttttcctttatattattttaatgttttattggtgtataatatttacttttttttacttatcagaTTTAATGCTAAAACCCTAATAGCATTCACAGCAATGCTcttaaaatagctttttagttattttatagcTTCAAGCAAACAAAAACACCCCACAGCAATGTTgctaaacttaaaatattttaccaactTGCTACAGTGAGCTGTTAGTAGTAGTAGCTCACTGTAGTAGTAGCTCACTGTTAGTAGTAATAGCTCTTTGTAACAAGTTGCtacaaatattaaattattttctttctcttctttcattataaaattagttcctctctctctctctccatgtgtagtgtttattatatttgtttgtttatatcattttaatgtgttgtttgttaaaataaaacctttgattttattttttattttttttattttagaagaaataaaacttttgatgttagatgtattataaagtgagttgttaaaaaagataaagttgctaaaagctatattttttgataacctTGTTGTAAATGCTCTAACGTATACAATTGAGAAAGTCTATAACTAGAATGACATTGCTCTCGGCATGTAATGTAATTAACCCAATAAGGGctaaaaatagtagtactatgATCCAGAAGATACCAAAAAGTAGAAAACAATCCTCATAAGAATGGTTCACGAGAGAGTTTAGGAGACAGTTAGAAGGGAAAGAAGAATGTAGGAAGTTAAAGCGATATACATGCATGAGAGACTTTAGGAGGAAGTTGAAAGACGTGCATGAAAGTAGGAGAGACTCCGAGAGCTAATCATCCAATGATACACGTGCTTTCATTAGCCAATTAAtcttctattttaaatttttttaatgaaaccttaAACCACTATTTTTGTGAGGTTTAACCCACTActattttttgatacaagatagaatttctactctaatctaatctaagtgtatatctGTATGAAACTCTTTCctgaagacttgaaccccgacccttaccccccacaccccataagcatttatatttgtggagtaaCCACCGTACCAAAGGTGCGCAATGGTTAACCCACTACTATTGAAATAGAAGGAAAATGTACGTAGTTAAAGAAATATAGCTTCACTTCATCACTTGTGTTTTcatttctgtttttgttttaccATGAAATGGAGAAACTCTTACAGATCTATGCAGTTAGATTAATTTTTCATGTTACTCATTCAAAAATGACTAATTTCTCTTTTCTACAACCAACTTCAAACCTGTGATtccaaactcattttttaaaatatttttctatacTATGTTAGGCCATAATTTTCTTATTAACATTGCCAGACAATATTAGAGAGCTGCTTAATGGTCTGGTCATATTCCCTGGTGAATGACTAATATAGTTGTGcgagagtgatttttttttttttttttcctatacaAAATTAAACATAGGTCCCTTATTTAATGACAATGAACTTTACTAATTGTGACCTACAACTAAATGCTTGTATAAATTTTACCTATCAAAATTCAGCTCATGTTTTCTCTGttcctttttttaatatcaaacttTCGGCCCAAAGTAGTATGCACACAAAAGTGGCCCATAAATTTCTGAGTTTGGTGTAGCTAAAATTTTTATCCAAATCTTGGTCAGGTTCATTTCAAGAATCTATATCCGACCTCAAATCGTACCAACTTTTAAAGAACAATTGGTGAATATCAAAATTATACAACACAATTCGACAAGATTTAGccttttct includes the following:
- the LOC115987866 gene encoding patellin-4-like encodes the protein MATITETDGKHVEKNLSKDVENKDVTVANVKVVEENGEPKKEDVHENDGVVTENTKNVAEEVKEVVKKEENGAEKGDVSPSPNVERSSSKKESNFLSHLRVHEKKALVKLRMKIEEVIRGKAGTENTKKDYERLEKTDEAEKKADSSPPPTIEKSSSFREESNFSSDLKESEKNALSQMRMKVEEAIHGNTLLKGKKEKIESQANATSLEKESKDKDKQEEESDNNVKEEKADNNDAKESKESKQDTEEKKKLTEEAAKESTHVAVEEEKVIVDEDIALWGVPLLPSKADTATDVILLKFLRAREFKVNEAFEMLRNTLQWRKENNIDSILNENFDADFESLAYINGVDRQGHPVCYNNFGLLGDNEMYNKILGTQEKREKLLRWRIQLMEKGIQKLDFKPGGVCSMLQIIDLKDSPGPSRKEFRLAARQVIVTLQDNYPEFAAKNVFINVPFWYYAFSALLSPFLTQRTRSKFVFARPARVSETLLKYIAAEEVFVHNGGLKQENESEFSAEDPVREVFVKAGSKEIIEIPILEAGTTLIWDVIILGWEVNYREEFLPSDEGSYGLIIQRDRKLGVQESSIRNSFKNNEPGKVVIIVENSSLKKKRVLYRYKTKNSSS
- the LOC115984230 gene encoding transcription factor bHLH52-like — translated: MALSTYTELGTLQHLNTQISFQQRHAELAGEILGYSNNFELQKTLLHPLYDQESFLNPEECYTHLLPYLSSSCEPFISLSEMLTPPQDFEPYSFPKRQRCHENQFSLDFSPTFFDGLVPNPCMVADVFPELFSQLPEYGIPQVDCTQNVESSKKMNERSVSAQSIAARERRRKITEKTQELGRLIPGCSKMNTAEMLQAASKYVKYLQAQVGILELMGAFQGTYAVSPTEMQVILASPRVQEKLYLEDKCLVPKELSKLCVKEHDILSKPSISNDQNRLVKSEG